The Sminthopsis crassicaudata isolate SCR6 chromosome 5, ASM4859323v1, whole genome shotgun sequence genome contains the following window.
aggggaaaatatatattatttcaaggTTAATTAACTTACATCCTAAGtgaaaaatgatatctgtaactcttgagaactgtatctgttattgGAGTAGATGGAAGGGGGCATTACATGGATTGAGGTGTGGTTATACATGGACTCTGATTGGAAGTGTGAAAGAAAAAGTTATTAAGGTGTGGGAAAAGAataaaggggaggtataatgggacaaaataggtcacatgaagaggcacaaaagacctattaaaatAGAGGGAAATTGGGGAGGTAATGAACTTGATCTCAacagttttggctcaaagagaaaattgcttaatcattcagttgggtgtAGAAATATATCTAACCTTATAAAGaactaggagaaaagaaaatggaggggcTGTATAGAAGACaaacagaaacacaaagaaaaaaaagataagagaagggtGATAGAAGTGGTGGGTGGagtaagttaaaaacaaacaaacaaaatactacTAAATACAGATACTAAGAGAACAAAATTATacacaggagagaaaatagggcagagggaaatacaaagctgatCATCATAACTgtatgtgaatgagatgaactctcccataaaatagaagtcaATGGCAATGTGAAGtaaaaaacagaatcttacaatttgttctttacaagaaacacatttctcacagagacacatagagagtaaaggtaaaagactgaagCACAAATtgttatacttcagctgaagtaaaaaggCAGGGTAAAAACTCTGATgttagatgaagaaaaaataaaacaaattagacCTAATTAATAGAAATTAGGAAGGAAAATCTATTTTGTTAAGGGTTctgtaaacaatgaagtagtaacaatactaaatCTATATGCACTAACTGGTAGAGAAGCCAAATTTCTAGAAAAGGTATTAAGCCAGTTACAAGAATCAgacaaatttaaccacaaaataaacaagaaagaaattggggaggttaatagaattctagaaaatctaGTTATGATAGACTTATAGAGAAAATTGaacagggacagaaaggaatatacccttttttttttttttcttagcagtacAGGGTAagtacacaaaaattgaccatagaTTGTGGCAGggaaacctcacaatcaaatgtacAAAGTCCAACATTGTAAATGTCTTTTAGATctttatgcattaaaaattattttcaataaaggaCTAAGGAAAgttagactaaaaaccaattggaattaaataatctaatgccaaagaatgaatgagtcaaataagaaatcatagaaaaaatccataatttcatccaaaagattGCTAATAATGAGACAagataccaaaatctatgggatgcaaccaaagtagtttttagagaaaaaaatttatctttaaatagctacatgaataaaatacagaaagaaaagatcaataaactaggcatgtaactaaaaaggctaaataaagaacaaattaaaaacattcaattaaataccaaattaaaaattctgaaactccAAGGAGATATTAgcaaaattgaaactaagaaaactattaaactaattaataaaaattagagttgtttttgtgaagaaaacaacaaaatagataaacctttggttaatttgattagaaaatggaaagaaaaaaaacaaaacaacatgaaaaatgaaaagggagaacttaacaccaatgaaaaagaaattaaatcaataattgggagctattttgcccaactgcaAGGCAGAAAATCTGAAAAGCTAacaaaaatagatgaatatttacaaaaatataaattgcccagattaacagaagaggaaataaattacttaaataatcctattttaggaaaaacaattAAGAGGCCTTTAATGAAAAGCCTCAGAAAAATGATTCATGGCTttatggatttacaaatgaattctatcaaatgtttgaagaacaattaattccaatactatgtaaagtatttgaaaaaatagataaagaatagGTCCTGTCAAATCCCTTGTATAACACAAATATGGAACTGATAATTAAACCAAAAAgagtcaaaacaaaagaaattacagacaaatctccctaatgaatattgatgcaaaaattttaaataaaatactagcaaagaaattacagcaacttatcagcagattaatacactatgaccaagtgggatttataccaggaatgcagggttggttcaatatcaagaaatatTACTTATTCAATCATGTCAATAACAAAGGCAGCAGAAATTATATGATTGTTTCAATAATTACagcaaaagcatttgaaaaaatacaacacTCATGCCTAttcaaaacactagagagcatatggaaaaaagaagctttccttaaaataattaacagtatctatctaaaaccaatagcAAACATTATCTAGCAAGACTTGGTTCTtgtcagtggttcagtgatccaaggcaatttcaataggctttggtcagaaaatgccatctgcatcaagaAAACTGTTGGAAAATgtatgtaaattaacacatgctatgagttgtttattttgttttgatttttctctccaacatgattcataaatcaatgtgttttaaaatattttacataatcaaatgagagagatggagggaaaattaaaaataaatgtgacaacaaaaggaaaaaaacaagaatattatgaaaagaaagtcaaccaactggaaaaaaaagaagatccaaaatcttcaggaaaaaattactccttaaaaagtagaattggacaaggggaaacacataaaattataagtgttcaagaaataataaatcaaaatatgaagaatgaaaaaatagaagacaatatgcAATATCTcataaaaacaactgatctgaaaaactgatcaaggagagaaaacaagaataaatggATGATCTtatagttataataaaaaaatgttgataTAATCATGCAAGAAAAAATTGAAGACAATAGATATGAAGTTTTAGGACAAGagggaaggcagaaataaaaaaaaatccaccaatcaccaacTGAAAGAAATCCTATGAGTAAAACTTAGCGAAAGATCATAGCCAAATTACAAAAGGACAAAATATcatgaacaacaagaaaaaaaattaaatatcatagatccataattagaatcacacaagttCTATCAGTGGTTATATTAGAAGGCCATTGTTCTTGGAACACTACATATCAAAGAGCAAATGAATTAGGGTTTTAGCTGAAAATATCATACACAGCAAAGTTAATCATAATCctgaaaaaaaaggatattcaatgaattgccaggctttcagaattttgttttgaaacaaccaaaacttaaaagaaaatttgacatatacaTCCAATAAAAAAATAGGATAgacatcaaagattaattataAGGGTCTCAATAAGAACagattatttatgttttatatatggaaatgaaaaccatatgtctaagacaATCATTAGTAATTGAATAGTTTAGAAGAAAATTGGGGTAGAACTGAGTGTGGTGTgattctaaaaaagcaaaaccatgtgggaaaaggttaaaaaaaatcatcttatatAAATGATGTATGAGAGGAAGAACTGACATAGAGAAATTAGGTGGGGGAGAAGGCCTGATACTGTTAAAAAGGGAACAATACCTACATGTATTCAAagttataaaagtcttctaaatacAGAAAGAAGTAAGAGGGTAAGGAATAgggaataagaaataagagagggaTTTTTAGGCAGGAACTCTATTCACATAAGATTTGActtaaagagagaataacatataCATTTGGAAGGGAATATAAGTCTTTAAATTTATACTGAAATGAGAGGGTGAGGGAATAGGATGGAGGGGGTATAAAAAGGTAcctagattaatgggaatgggatagataaaatgagaacaatatgtaaatatttggAAGGTTACAAACATCTTCTAAActtaggaaaaatgagaaaggggaaagaatgggACAATGTAGTGGATAGAAGTAAAGCCGAGGAATTGGGaaagataagaaataagagatataaacataacataaaaattaagagtaaaatttattatgtaaaaaagcaggggtaataattatgatctcagaaaaagttaAACTAAAAGTTTTAAAGCTAAAAggtttaatcaaaaaagaaaaatagggaaactatatttcatccatattaatcaatattgctctaagctatttaaaattattaaacaataTAAGGTTGGAGTATTGCTAGAGTATAGCATAAATGATGATTTgctggagttagaaaaatatggaaagatttggaacTAAATATGATGATGTTTTACACCTCacagaaacaaaggacaaataagcATAGTAAGTACAGctacagatatagatacagatataaatagatagatatagagatagatagatatagataattgaataagtaaaaaaaaagcccTTCTTTGTCTCAactcttacctagccttaatcattgaatttacattgcctcagtcaaactgagacctgaaaaAAAATTTGCCTTAACAAGGACAAGGTTTCCCAATGCATCCAGGGCTATcttcagttgtcctgatctatatttgactactggacccagatggttctggaggaaaaagtgaagctggtgactttcTCCAATCCATCTCACATATATCCAAGTCACTTGCacgtcatggcatcacctccctgatgtcatgatccctctttgagaaaaaaggataaacaacaatttCTGTAAGTAGAGCTGCCCCTTGGGATCTCACATGGTAGTGTTCAATTGGACAACACAGCTTTTACTTTCTTtgctccctccctcactccctgcctcccttcctctttcctttcctctttacttctgtcccttccttattcctttcttccttcctttttttcttcctccttccttccttctttcattccttccttctttccttcatttctttcttccttccttcctcctccatttattcctttcctctctccctatctctctcccttcctcaaacccttctattctttcttccttcttccctctctcatttttcatcccttcctctctctgcccctccctcCATGCCCCCCTCTTTTTCATCTCTCGGTcacatttctctcccttccttcttttctccttccctctctccttccctccctacctccTCTCTCCCTACctttatctcttcttcccttccttctccccttctttttcccacCCCCttgcctctctccttcctttcctccttctctccttctctttctttctttctttctttctttctttctttctttctttctttctttctttctttctttctttctttctttctttctttctttctttctttctttctttctttctttctttctttctttctttctttctttctttctttctttctttctttctttctttctttctttctttctttctttctttctttctttctttctttctttctttctttctttctttctttctttctttctttctttcttgttgttttttctccTGTACGGATTTTTATGGATTGTGACAAAACTTAGAAGATAAGTTCTAAAAAGATTGGAAATTTCATTTAACAAGGGCTTTGTACAAAATGGCTAATGAATGTTTGTTGCATATTTTAGGATGATATTAGTGAATAAAATGGTTAAAATTAAGcatatctgcaaaatgggggaggTGAAAGCCTTGATAAGTGGGGATTTCTATAAACTAAGAAAAAGGAACTTTAAGATGGCTTTAATATGATTATCATGACTAGTCTATAGATAAAACATCTTTAATATGAGAAAGTGTTATGGAAATCAAGACAGACAGTTTGTATTCATTTGGCATCCAGATTGTAATTGcttcttataattttgaaataaatccACACCTTTTGAATGAATCTCTAAAACCTTGGATTACTTGCTTGTTTCTGAGGGTATAAATGAAGGGATTCATCACAGGGGCCATAGAGGTTGCAAGCACTGACACCACCTTGTTCAAAGCTACTCCTTCTTTTGCAGAAGGTTTCATATAGATAAAGATGCATGTGCCATAAGTCATGGAGACAACAATCATGTGGGAAGAACAGGTGGAAAAGGCTTTTTTCGTTTGCTGGGCAGAGGGGAATCTCAGAATAGTATCGATAATATAGACATAGGACAAAATTACTAAAATTAAGGTAATGATGTGTCAACACGGCAAAGGCTAAAACCATCCTTTCTATAAACTCTGTATCAAAGCATGTGATCTCCAGCAGTGGTGATGCATCATAGACAAAATGGTTAATGGTGTTGGAATCACAGAATTCTAGTTGAAGACCCAGGCTAAGTGGTGGAAGGATAATTATCAATCCAGAAAACCAACAACCTACCAGGAACTGGTTACAAACTTGGCTGTTCATGATGGTTGTATAGTGCAGGGGTTTACAGATGGCCACATACCAGTCATAAGACATAGTAGCCTGTAGAAAAAATTCTGAAGCTCCAAGGAGgataccaaaaaataattgggtgGCACATTCATTATAGGTCACAGTATAATCTCCAGTTGACATGTTATACAGAAATCTAGGAATACAGACAGTGGTGAATGACAGTTCTAAGAAAGAAAAgttcctaaggaaaaaatacatggggGTTTTAAGGTAGGGATTAACTAAAGTAAGGGTGATGATGGTCAAGTTTCTAGTTACACTCAGCATGTAGatcagaaatagaaagataaaaagcagaACCTGCAGGTATGGATCATCTGTCAATCCCTGTAGAATGAATAATGTTATTTGTGTATGGTTCCTCATTCCTGATTTCTGATTTTTGAATAATCTGTAGgcaaaacaaagagagaaagagagagaaagaaaaaggaagtgagagagagaacAGTTTTGAGAAGGAGCTTCACAAATGATTTAACAATATTATTTGAATAGAAAAACTCAAtgaacttccggccaagatggcggcgtggaggcagacagctgcttgagctcctcgttttctctcagaacttacttcatgacaagcctctgacttaatgcttgacccagaaagaaatccacaaattatcaccaagagaagacatccttgaaagtcgccagaaaag
Protein-coding sequences here:
- the LOC141542768 gene encoding LOW QUALITY PROTEIN: olfactory receptor 6C2-like (The sequence of the model RefSeq protein was modified relative to this genomic sequence to represent the inferred CDS: inserted 2 bases in 1 codon), whose amino-acid sequence is MRNHTQITLFILQGLTDDPYLQVLLFIFLFLIYMLSVTRNLTIITLTLVNPYLKTPMYFFLRNFSFLELSFTTVCIPRFLYNMSTGDYTVTYNECATQLFFGILLGASEFFLQATMSYDWYVAICKPLHYTTIMNSQVCNQFLVGCWFSGLIIILPPLSLGLQLEFCDSNTINHFVYDASPLLEITCFDTEFIERMVLAFAVLTXIITLILVILSYVYIIDTILRFPSAQQTKKAFSTCSSHMIVVSMTYGTCIFIYMKPSAKEGVALNKVVSVLATSMAPVMNPFIYTLRNKQVIQGFRDSFKRCGFISKL